DNA sequence from the Methanobrevibacter millerae genome:
TTTTGCAAGTATTAATAGTTATTGATTTTCAAATCCTAATGATTTCAAGTGTTTTCCCGCTATCCTCCGAATATCTTCATGAATAGTGGTATAAATACCTGTGAAGGAAGTATTACTAATGTTGCGATACTTACTGCAAGGTTTGTTCCGATAACCACCAGCAATATTCTGAAAATGTTATTGTTCCACAAATCCCTGAAGCCTTCGACATGCGCAAGGTTCTTGATGTCCCTTTGCCTAACCTTTCTGTATTTGGCTTCGGTGAGGCCTGAAAACCATCCTGCCGCAAGCAAAGGATGAATTATGGTCAGCGGTGCAACCACTCCTCCAACGATAGCTGACTGGATTTTGGAACCGGACAAGATTGATCCTAAAAATCCCATGAGCATGCTGATAACGATGAACTGGTATATGTCATAGGTAATGTTTATCCCGCTAAAAAAAGCCAGAAAAAATATCACAACGAAAAGGATTGGGATTAAAGCCAGGAATACTTTTGTCCATGGTATTCCCTTGCTGTCCTCGATTTTATTGAGCTCTTCGAGAGGCGGAATCGTTTCGGGATTGTCAAGGTATCTGTTGATTCCCGGCTGGTGGCCTGCGCCGACTACTGCAATTACTCTGTCTTCAGGGATTCTAAGAAGGCTTCCCGCAAGATATGCGTCCCTTTCATGGACTAAAACTTCGTATATTTCGGGAGCCTCGTCCTTGAACATGTCAAGCAGGTCATCCAGATTGTCTGGGTTTTTCAAATCCTCGATGTCAATTTCCTCATCTTCCATGTCTGAAGTCAGGATTCCGTAGAGGAACTTGATTTTATCCAAAAAGGACATCCTGTTCAGTGCACGTTCGAGGGTCGTATTGATGTTTCTGTCAATAAGGGCAAGGGGAATTCCCAAATCTTCCGCAGCCTCGATTGCACCAACCATTTCAGAACCAGGGGCAACGTCAACTTCAGCTCCGATTTTGGACTGGAAATAGCTTAAGACTGTTGTAACCAAAAATAAGCTGACCTTGTTTTCCTTTATGATTTTGGTAACGGAAATTGAGTCATCCTCTTCAATTCCCATCATGGACTTCTTAAGTTTCGTATATCTTGCAAAATCAAGCTCAATTGCTACACGGTCAGGCTGTATCTCATAAATCTTGTCCTTGACCTCTTCTACACTTTCAGCAGAAACGTGGGCAGTACCTATGATTGTTAAACATTCTCGTCTCATTTAAAAAACACTCATCA
Encoded proteins:
- a CDS encoding TraB/GumN family protein, producing MRRECLTIIGTAHVSAESVEEVKDKIYEIQPDRVAIELDFARYTKLKKSMMGIEEDDSISVTKIIKENKVSLFLVTTVLSYFQSKIGAEVDVAPGSEMVGAIEAAEDLGIPLALIDRNINTTLERALNRMSFLDKIKFLYGILTSDMEDEEIDIEDLKNPDNLDDLLDMFKDEAPEIYEVLVHERDAYLAGSLLRIPEDRVIAVVGAGHQPGINRYLDNPETIPPLEELNKIEDSKGIPWTKVFLALIPILFVVIFFLAFFSGINITYDIYQFIVISMLMGFLGSILSGSKIQSAIVGGVVAPLTIIHPLLAAGWFSGLTEAKYRKVRQRDIKNLAHVEGFRDLWNNNIFRILLVVIGTNLAVSIATLVILPSQVFIPLFMKIFGG